From a region of the Aeoliella mucimassa genome:
- a CDS encoding LamG-like jellyroll fold domain-containing protein has protein sequence MALEFISGPAVVSLGSLSELSGASAMSIAGWIRLNNLSGDSAIVVRGSTFSTSAAWMLWRDQVGSQSYRENMLAGIVNTNVGTLRVESADNTLNDATQWHHLAMVFEADQADGLRLFIDGVRDPYHQSTVGHDHLVVNTSAATLGLADTARQFQGGMAEFSFWNSPLADAEVAHLAAGFSPLSVAGSLSRLVLYQDFIRSVNRPGVGSVVSTSGSIAPLSHPRTLPWTSAMAAAARVVTTTTLAGPYRREQGELTLGGLLTGSIGVPGAVAGSLSLSGEVNS, from the coding sequence ATGGCACTCGAGTTCATCAGTGGCCCCGCGGTCGTGAGCCTTGGCTCGCTCAGCGAACTCAGCGGAGCATCCGCCATGTCGATCGCTGGCTGGATTCGCCTGAACAACTTGTCGGGGGATTCTGCCATCGTGGTCCGCGGCAGCACGTTCTCGACGTCGGCCGCGTGGATGCTCTGGCGCGACCAGGTTGGTTCGCAAAGCTATCGCGAAAACATGCTCGCCGGCATCGTGAACACCAACGTGGGGACGTTGCGCGTTGAATCGGCCGACAACACGCTCAACGATGCGACCCAATGGCATCACCTGGCGATGGTGTTCGAAGCCGACCAGGCGGATGGGCTGCGGTTGTTTATCGATGGGGTTCGCGACCCTTATCACCAAAGCACCGTGGGGCACGACCACTTGGTGGTGAACACCTCGGCTGCGACGCTCGGACTTGCCGACACCGCGCGGCAGTTTCAAGGCGGCATGGCCGAGTTCTCGTTTTGGAACAGCCCGCTGGCCGACGCGGAAGTCGCCCACCTGGCGGCCGGTTTCTCGCCGCTTTCGGTCGCCGGTTCGCTCTCGCGATTGGTGCTTTATCAAGACTTCATCCGCAGCGTGAATCGCCCCGGCGTCGGATCTGTGGTCTCGACCTCCGGCAGCATCGCACCCCTCTCGCACCCGCGCACGTTGCCTTGGACTAGTGCCATGGCGGCCGCCGCGCGAGTGGTCACAACCACCACGCTCGCGGGACCGTACCGCCGAGAGCAGGGCGAACTCACCCTCGGTGGCTTACTGACCGGCAGCATCGGCGTGCCCGGTGCGGTGGCCGGCTCCCTTTCACTTTCTGGCGAGGTAAACAGCTAA